TAGTAAAAAAAACGAAATATAAACATAAACCTTGACAAGATAGAATGAATACTGAAAATTAGCTTAATTGCTGCAACCTATTCCACAAAAAATGAGAGGAAAATTCCCATGGCCAGTGAAGTGTTGAAGTTAACGGCTCAGATTGTAATTTCCCATGCCTCCATGAGCGAACTTACCCCCGAACAATTGATAGGTGAAATTAAAGAGGTTTATAATGCCTTGGCCTCGTTGGAAGGTGGGGAGTTATTGGAGACGCCTGAGTTGGCGGAGGGGAAAAACGTCGAAGAGGTGAAGAAGCCATCGATCCCTCTAAAGGATATCGTCAAGGAAAAATACGTTGTTTGCCTGGAGTGCGGCAAAAAGATGCGGACCCTAAAGGCCCATATCCGCAAGGCCCACAATTTGATGCCGAAAGAATATTTCAAGAGATTCGGCCTGGATCCCAAAAAATATCCTTTGGTCTGCAAGGAATATTCTGAGCAGCGGCGGAAGCTGGCGGTGGAAAAAGGTCTGGGGGCTCAGAGAGGGAAACGGAAGGCCTCCAAGCCCGCGTAATGTGACAAGGAAGTTAATAAGAATTTGCCAGAGAGACGCCATCTGCATAGGTCTGAGTCGTCCCTTTTTTGCGTTATTTAAGTGTAAGGGACCAGTTTGTGGTCCCTTTTTATATAGCTTTTGTAGCCGGGAAGAGATGTTATGGTCCGGATAGTTTGAATTGGAATTGAATTTTCGAGGGGTTGATAGGGTTCCAGTTTTAGCAGCGACCTTCATATACAGGATCCGTAACGTTAACGTTGGGGCAGGAGCGGCGACAGGTTATGCATGTTCTCACGTAACCCCTTGTGGTAACCTTATCAATAATCCCAATTCTCATGGGCTAAAGGCGCCCGGTTCAGCTCTTCCCGATGCAGCCGCCATTGCGGCATAAATTGATCCATCAGTTTCTGAAATCGGTCGTTATGGTGGCGTTCCAGCAGGTGCACTAGTTCATGGACAAGGATATATTCCAGACACTGCACCGGCTTTTTTGCCAGTTCAAGATTCAGCCAGATGCGTCGGGCGTCGATATTGCAGGCCCCCCACTTGGTTTTCATCTTCTTTATTCCCCAATCAGAAACCTGCACGCCCAGTTCCGATTGCCATTTTCCTAACAGAGACGGGATCATCCCTTTTAGCTGCTGGCGGTACCACTTCAGGAGTATCTGTTCTCGTTGCTCGGCGTTAATCTCCGGCCGTACATAGAGATCCAGAAAGGATTTCTTGCGCAAAACCACTTTTCCGGCGGTACGGTTTTCGATAATGCGGAGGCGGTAGCGCCGCCCTAAAAAGTAGTGGCTCTCGCCGTTGACCATCTCCCTTTTGGACTGGCGCCGCTGAGCTTCAAATTTTGCCTGCTGGCGCTTAATCCAAGCCAACTTGCCGATTACCGCTAGCCGCACTGCGTCATCACTTACTGCCAATGGGGCCGCTACCCGCACCCTGCCGTGGGGGGGATAGACCCCCAAGTGCAGATTCTTAATGGCCTTACGAACCACCTCTATGGTGATGTCGTTGACTGTGATCTGGCGCTTCTCAATATTCATGCTGGTTCTTCACCAGTTCCAGAATTTTCTCGGCGAGTGTTTCGTCATCCTGAAGAACGGACTTAATGGCTATCCGCACACGCTTGACCTTAACCGCATTGCTACGCCAATCGTCTTGACGGCTTTTCCGCACTGCTCGGTCCACCTCAAGCGCCAGAGCCTCATCCTTGTTAAGGTTGTCATACAGCGCCCGTTTGGCCGGGGTATTTAGCGTCTGGGGGTACGACTCCCTGGCGGGCTCCTTCACCTTCTTGGTCAACTCCACGATCTTTTCCAAATATTTCTGGTAATCCAGGGCCTCCTGCCTCCGCTGCTCAATCAATGCATCCAGCAACTCGGACATCTTTTCATAATATTTGGGGTTGATCGGCTGCTCATTAATGATCAGCTTGCGGACATTGTTCTCAATGGTTTCTGCTACAGCTTCCTGATTTTTCCGAATGTCCTGGGGCAACCTTTCCACCGCCTCGGCACCGCGCTCCACAATGAGCTCGATTAGCGACATATCGTCAAAAGCGGAGATCTTCTCGCTCTCTTCGGCCCGGATATAGGTGTCGATCAAGTGGCGCATGGCCGGCTCATACATCTTCAAGTCGATGTAGTCGCCGCTGGCCAGTTTTACCTCGGTACGGACCTTCTCGTAGCGGTCCACCTCCGCCTTGATTTGGTCAATCTCGGCTGGGCTGTAGCCAGCCTCCTCCAGATCGTTGGCCAGATTGGCAAAGGCGCGGATAAAGGCGGCGGTGAGCTTATATAATGTTAATCGCTTTGGTTCATTCTCCTTAAGTTGCTCGGCATTGCCGGAATCTTCAGCGCAGAAGTAGTGCAGGTAGGCCGCCGTATCTCTGGGCGGCTCCACCGGCTCGCACAGCGCCTTCACGGCTTCCCGGGCCTCTTCCAGGCGCTCCCGGGCCTTGTCCAGCCGGTCCTTTAGCAGCCCCGTCACATCATCCTTGTCATAGCCGTCCAGGGCGCCGCCGGTGTAATCTTTGATGGAGCTTTCCAGGCACTTGAACAGGTCCTTGTAATCAATGATGTAGCCGTATTCCTTGTCGTCGCCATCCAATCGGTTTACCCGGCAGATTGCCTGGAAGAGGCCATGGTCCCGCATCTGCTTGTCGATATAGAGATAGGTGGCCGACGGCGCGTCAAAGCCGGTGAGCAGCTTGTCCACCACGATCAGGAGCTTCATCTGCCCTGGCTCGTCGATGAACTTTTTCTTCACCTCCTTCTCAAATTCATCCACCCGGTTGACGGCCTTCTCCGGGGCGTCGTTGAACCAGTCGGCCAGCATCTTCTGATAAATTTCATACTGCCGCAGTTTCTCCGTCATCCCTTCGCCCGATTCCTCGCCTTTGAGGTCCGCGGGGTTGGGCCGGTAGCTGGTAACGATGGCGCACTTGCCGGCCAGTTCGGTTTTAGCGAACAGCTCATAAAACTTGCACGCTTGATAGATGCTGCCGGACACCAGCAGGGCGTTGCCGCGTCCGCTTTGCAAACGGTCCCGGGTTTCCATATCCATCAAGATGTCGGCCACAATCTTCTCCAGCCGCGACTGACTGGAGAGCACTTTCCGCATGGTGCCCCAGCGGGCTTTGAGTTGCGCCTTGGCCAGATCGGTCAGGCCTTTGGTCTTGGCCTCAAACCATTGGTCAATCTTTTCCTGGGAAGTGATGCTCTGGTCGATGTCCCGGGCCTCATAGCGCAAATCCACCACTACCTTGTCTTGCACCGCCTCGTCAAATTTGTAGGTATGGATATAGGGGCCGAATACTTCGATACTTTTCTGTTTATCTGCCTTTAAAAGCGGTGTGCCAGTGAAGCCGATGAACATAGCGCTGGGCAGGATGGCCTTCATGGCTTCGTGCAACTCGCCGGATTGGGTGCGGTGGCACTCGTCCACAAACACGTAGAGGTCGCCCTTGGCCCTAAAATTAGGAGGCAGGGCCCTTTTCACCTCCTGGATGTAACCCGCGATGTCGCCCACCTCTTCCCCTGCCTCTATGCGGCCGAACTTGTGGACCAGCGAGCACATCAGCCATTTCTCGTTTTTATTCAGCGTGGCGATCAGGTCGGCGCCGTTCTGGGTCCGGTAGATGCCTTCATCCACCCCCATGAACACCTTTTCGATCTGCTCATCGAGTTCCGTGCGGTCGGTGATGATCAGCACCCGGGCCTCCGGCACGTGCTCCCTGATCCACTTGGCCAGCCAGATCATGATCAGGCTTTTGCCGCTGCCCTGGGTATGCCAGATAATGCCGCCCTGCCGGCGGCGCACGGCCTCCTGCGCGGCCCGCACCCCGAAATACTGGTTGTGGCGGCAGACCTTCTTGGTGCCCGCGTCAAACACGATGAAATCGTGAATCAGCTCCAGCAGCCGTTCTTTATGGAACATCTGCATCAGCTGCCTATCCAGCAGGTTCTCAACCGGGCTGTCTTCCTTCCAGGCCAGGTAATACTTTTCCGGGGTCTGGATGACGCCGTAGCGCAGCCCCTCGGTGTCGTTGCCCGCCATCACCATCTGGATGGTGGAGAAGAAGGGTTCGATGAAGACCTTTTTCTGGTTGTCCAGGTTCTGGCGGATGCCCTCAGCCACCGACACGATGGAACGCTTCAGCTCCAGCACCCCCAGGGCCAGGCCGTTTATATACAGCAACACATCCGGACGCTTGGTGTAGGCCTTGGGGTCCGCGGCCAGGATGGTGACTTCCTCGGCAATTGCAAAGTTGTTGTTGAGCGGTTCTTTCCAGTTGATCAACCAGACGGTCTGGGTGAGTTCGCCCACTTCGGGCTTCACCTTGACGCCATAGCGCAGCAGGCCATACACCGCCTTGTTGCGGTCATAGAGGCTTTTACTCTGGTCCCCTGCCGCTTTGTCTAGGAGGTACAGCGCCCGGTTGATCAGCTCGTCGTCATGGCCCTGCTCTTTCAGGAAGGTCCGCAGCAGGTGCGATTCGATGTTGCTGTTGCCTTCCCGCTCGGTCCAGTCCCCCAGATAATCATAACCCAAGTTGTCCCGGAACAGTTGGACCACCCGGGCCTGGGTCTTTTTTTCGATTTGGCCGACGGTGCTCATACCAGCCTGATCCTCCCGGTGAGCAATTCCTGCATCATGCCCTGCTTCAGGGTTCGGGTCTTATCCCGGCGCTGTTCCAGGGCGGCGATCTCGGCGTCCATGTCGGAGAGGACGGTGGCGATGGCAGCTTGTTCTTGAATGGGCGGAATGGGAATTAAGAGCTTCTTGATATTAGTCTTGCTTATTCCACTAACCTTCGTACCAACTGCGTAGAAATGAAACAGCCTCTTAACGTCACTGGTTTGAAAGCAATATCGCTTATACCCGTTGTCCAATGATGCTGATTTGCTTTTCGCGACAATGGTATGCAGCCCCGAAATAAAAGGAACTCCTTCCGGATTGATTATGACAACGTGTTTACTCGTTCCCTCATCATCCTCAGATGCATCCACGAAAACGATGTCACCATCAGCCAGGAGCGACTTTGACGAAACACGCTTCAGTGGAATATTGAGCTTGGGGATGTCCGAATACTCAGTGCGAACGTCAATGAAGCTCTTAGCTGAGGTATGAATATCGCCGTAATGCAAATAGCAATGCCCCTCAGAGGTCAATTGATCTCGTGAGGCAGATAATCCTCCGCTAATATCAAAGATGTCGCCCAGAACTTTAACCTCCCAATCCGCTGGAATCACCCCAATCTCGGTTTGCTTGTACCCAGGCTTCTGACAAAACCCCGGCAGGCGTTGCTTGCCGGTGAGGAGCTGCTGCATGGCGGCCTGTTTGAGGTCGCGCTTCTTGGCGATGATCTGGTCCAGCCCGCGGATCAGGGCATCCACATCGCTTAGCGCTGCGGCGATAGTGCGTTGTTCGTGAAGGGAGGGGAGTCGGATTGGTATGCCAACCAGATTATTCCGGTTGAGTGTTGGGACTGATGTGGCTGCATCGAATCGCTCAAGCTGAAATTGGCTGAGGAAAATAGAAACAAACCGAGGGTCGTTTCCTTTGAAGTCTTTTACCCAAAGGGTTGTGTCGTGTGGCCAACAAGGTTCTTCAACGAAGAATACTTTCCCAAGAATTCCCTTCCGACCTGTGATTACCGCAGGTGGTTGGAGTTTCGCTTCATTGTGAAAGTAAGACAGTCCAGATGAAGAATAGACCGGAACAGTTCCTGGTTTCCGTGTTGCTTCAGTGATGTCAAATCCTCTTTGAAGACTGCAAAGGTCCGAAATGTCGCAATCACGCCAAGCTTGGCGCTCATCGCTCACGTCGGTCTTCTTAAAGCCCGGCTTCAGTTCCATGCGAAACCCATCTTCTTCAGGTGCTCATCCACGCGGGCGGCGATATTCTGTACTTCCTCGGTGAGCCGGGGCAGCGGAATCGTGTAGCGCTCCGCCAGTTGCCGGATGCGGCCGGTGAGGGCCTGGGAGACCCGGTCCAACTCAGTCTGGACCACGGCGGCCAGAGTGGCCAGCCATTTGTCGTCCACCACCAGGGTCTTGATCTCAGTTTCGGTGAGTTTGGCGTATTGGGCCGCGACCTTGGCCTCCAGCGCCTTTTGGGCGTCCTTCACCTTCTTCTTGGCCATGGCCTCCTTTTCAATCAGATCAAGGTAGGACTTCAGCAGCTTGCGTTCCTCGAGGGCATTGTGGAAGAGGTTGATCTCGGCCAACCGCGCCTTGACGCTGGCCTTGGTCAGGGTGTTCTTGTCGGTCCTGGCCTCTGCCAGCAATCCCTCTTCCCCGCCGTGCTCTTCTTCCAGTTCTTCCAACTGGCGGCTGATATCCTCCCGCTCGGTTTCGAGTTTTTCGATGGCCTGGGCCTCTCCCGAAAAAAAGCGGTCAATGATCAGCTGCTGCGGAATCAAGTCAGTGCTCGGCTTGCCCTCCACCACTGCCGTCCAGCCTTCCTGCACCAGCAGGTAGACATCATCCTGCATGGTCTGGTCCCAGTAGTCCAGCAGATGCTGGTAGACATCGTAGGCCTCCAGCAGGGGGGCCGTCTTGAAGGTCTCCAGCAGACTTTCGGACAGGGTTTCAATCAGCGCCTTGGGCTTGCCGCCGATGGCAATGCCCTTGAGAATCGGGAGGTTTGCCGCCTTCCATTCCTCGAATAAAGCCGTCACCGCTTGATTAAAGGCAGTGAACTCCGCATGGCCAAAAATAGTGGCCTTGATGTCGCTGCCCGCCACCTGGAGTTGGCTGTAACCGGGGCGGTCCCCGGGGGCGAACAGCGTGGTGCGCAGGCTGGGGAATACCTGCCAAAAGCGGTCCAACTCATCAATATCCCGGTCGGGGATACCTCCCCGCAGGTGGGCGTCGATGTCCTGCAAGTCCTCCGGCTCGGTGCTATCGATATAGCGCGGCAGGTTGAGGTTGTAGTCGTTTCCCTCGATTTCGGCCAGAGGCACCAGCCGCGAGTATTTGGGGATGTCCAGCTGTTTGGTGAAGGCGTCCACGATCTTGTGGATGTCCTGGGCCCGCAGGCGGTTTTTGTTGCCATCCTTGCGGAAGCCCTTGGAACCGTCGATCATGAAAACGCCCTTCCGGGAATGGGATTTTTCCTTATCCAGCACGATAATGCAGGCGGGGATGCCGGTGCCGTAAAACAGGTTGGCCGGCAGGCCGATAATGCCCTTAATGTAGCCCCGTCGCAGAAGGTTCTTACGGATTTCAGCTTCGGCCCCGCCCCGGAACAACACCCCATGGGGCAAAATAATGGCCCCCTTGCCCCGGCTTTTCAGGGAAGTGAGCAGGTGGAGCAGGAAGGCATAGTCGCCGTTTTTGGCGGGCGGGATGCCCAAGGCAAAGCGGCCGTACGCGTCATGGGCCGGGTCCAGGCCGTTGCTCCAGGCCTTGTAAGAAAACGGCGGATTGGCCACGGCAAAGTCAAAGGTCTTGAGGCTGCCATTGAATTGTTTGAAATAGGGACTGGAGAGGGTGTTGTCCTTCCAGATTTCCGCGCTGGGGCAGTCGTGCAGGATCATGTTCATTTTGGCCAGGGCCGCGGTGGCGTTGTCCATTTCCTGGCCGTAGAGGGCCAGGTCCAGCCCGGTGCGGGCCTTGGCTTCGGCGTGGGCCTTCAAAAGCAGAGACCCGGAGCCGCAGGTAGGGTCGTAAATGGTCTGGTCGGGGGACGCGGCGCTGCCGGCGCCGATCACCTTGGCTATGATCCAGGAGACTTCCGCCGGGGTGTAGAACTGCCCCTTGCTCTTGCCCGACTCCGTGGCGAAATGACGCATCAAATATTCATAGGCATCGCCCAGCAGGTCGTCGCCCTCGGCCCGGTTGCCCCGAAAGTCCAGGGCCGGATTGTCGAAGATGGCCACCAGGTTGGAGAGGCGGTCCACCATATCCTTGCCCCGGCCCAGCTTGTCCGAGTCGTTAAAATCAGCCTGATCGATCACACCCTTGAGATCATTGGCCTCGGCCAGCCTGCCGATGATTTTGTTGATCTTGTCGCCGATCTCTTTGTCGCCCTTGAGCTTCACCATATCGGCAAAGCCACCCCCGGCCGGCACGTCCAGCAGTGCATCCTTCTGCCCGGCGTACTTGTCAGAGACATATTTGACGAACAGCAGCACCAGCACATAGTCCTTGTACTGGGAGGCATCCATCCCGCCCCGCAGTTCATCACAGCTTTTCCAAAGGGAACCGTAAAGTTCGGATTTCTTGATGGGCATACAGATTATTTCTCAGTGAATATCTTTGGTTCTTTATAGTTTTGGGAGAATAGTCTTTTGCAAGGGCTCGTCACATCAACGAGATAAACTCTTTCGCCTC
The Candidatus Diapherotrites archaeon DNA segment above includes these coding regions:
- a CDS encoding MucR family transcriptional regulator, which translates into the protein MASEVLKLTAQIVISHASMSELTPEQLIGEIKEVYNALASLEGGELLETPELAEGKNVEEVKKPSIPLKDIVKEKYVVCLECGKKMRTLKAHIRKAHNLMPKEYFKRFGLDPKKYPLVCKEYSEQRRKLAVEKGLGAQRGKRKASKPA
- a CDS encoding HsdR family type I site-specific deoxyribonuclease, whose product is MSTVGQIEKKTQARVVQLFRDNLGYDYLGDWTEREGNSNIESHLLRTFLKEQGHDDELINRALYLLDKAAGDQSKSLYDRNKAVYGLLRYGVKVKPEVGELTQTVWLINWKEPLNNNFAIAEEVTILAADPKAYTKRPDVLLYINGLALGVLELKRSIVSVAEGIRQNLDNQKKVFIEPFFSTIQMVMAGNDTEGLRYGVIQTPEKYYLAWKEDSPVENLLDRQLMQMFHKERLLELIHDFIVFDAGTKKVCRHNQYFGVRAAQEAVRRRQGGIIWHTQGSGKSLIMIWLAKWIREHVPEARVLIITDRTELDEQIEKVFMGVDEGIYRTQNGADLIATLNKNEKWLMCSLVHKFGRIEAGEEVGDIAGYIQEVKRALPPNFRAKGDLYVFVDECHRTQSGELHEAMKAILPSAMFIGFTGTPLLKADKQKSIEVFGPYIHTYKFDEAVQDKVVVDLRYEARDIDQSITSQEKIDQWFEAKTKGLTDLAKAQLKARWGTMRKVLSSQSRLEKIVADILMDMETRDRLQSGRGNALLVSGSIYQACKFYELFAKTELAGKCAIVTSYRPNPADLKGEESGEGMTEKLRQYEIYQKMLADWFNDAPEKAVNRVDEFEKEVKKKFIDEPGQMKLLIVVDKLLTGFDAPSATYLYIDKQMRDHGLFQAICRVNRLDGDDKEYGYIIDYKDLFKCLESSIKDYTGGALDGYDKDDVTGLLKDRLDKARERLEEAREAVKALCEPVEPPRDTAAYLHYFCAEDSGNAEQLKENEPKRLTLYKLTAAFIRAFANLANDLEEAGYSPAEIDQIKAEVDRYEKVRTEVKLASGDYIDLKMYEPAMRHLIDTYIRAEESEKISAFDDMSLIELIVERGAEAVERLPQDIRKNQEAVAETIENNVRKLIINEQPINPKYYEKMSELLDALIEQRRQEALDYQKYLEKIVELTKKVKEPARESYPQTLNTPAKRALYDNLNKDEALALEVDRAVRKSRQDDWRSNAVKVKRVRIAIKSVLQDDETLAEKILELVKNQHEY
- a CDS encoding SprT family zinc-dependent metalloprotease: MNIEKRQITVNDITIEVVRKAIKNLHLGVYPPHGRVRVAAPLAVSDDAVRLAVIGKLAWIKRQQAKFEAQRRQSKREMVNGESHYFLGRRYRLRIIENRTAGKVVLRKKSFLDLYVRPEINAEQREQILLKWYRQQLKGMIPSLLGKWQSELGVQVSDWGIKKMKTKWGACNIDARRIWLNLELAKKPVQCLEYILVHELVHLLERHHNDRFQKLMDQFMPQWRLHREELNRAPLAHENWDY
- a CDS encoding class I SAM-dependent DNA methyltransferase codes for the protein MPIKKSELYGSLWKSCDELRGGMDASQYKDYVLVLLFVKYVSDKYAGQKDALLDVPAGGGFADMVKLKGDKEIGDKINKIIGRLAEANDLKGVIDQADFNDSDKLGRGKDMVDRLSNLVAIFDNPALDFRGNRAEGDDLLGDAYEYLMRHFATESGKSKGQFYTPAEVSWIIAKVIGAGSAASPDQTIYDPTCGSGSLLLKAHAEAKARTGLDLALYGQEMDNATAALAKMNMILHDCPSAEIWKDNTLSSPYFKQFNGSLKTFDFAVANPPFSYKAWSNGLDPAHDAYGRFALGIPPAKNGDYAFLLHLLTSLKSRGKGAIILPHGVLFRGGAEAEIRKNLLRRGYIKGIIGLPANLFYGTGIPACIIVLDKEKSHSRKGVFMIDGSKGFRKDGNKNRLRAQDIHKIVDAFTKQLDIPKYSRLVPLAEIEGNDYNLNLPRYIDSTEPEDLQDIDAHLRGGIPDRDIDELDRFWQVFPSLRTTLFAPGDRPGYSQLQVAGSDIKATIFGHAEFTAFNQAVTALFEEWKAANLPILKGIAIGGKPKALIETLSESLLETFKTAPLLEAYDVYQHLLDYWDQTMQDDVYLLVQEGWTAVVEGKPSTDLIPQQLIIDRFFSGEAQAIEKLETEREDISRQLEELEEEHGGEEGLLAEARTDKNTLTKASVKARLAEINLFHNALEERKLLKSYLDLIEKEAMAKKKVKDAQKALEAKVAAQYAKLTETEIKTLVVDDKWLATLAAVVQTELDRVSQALTGRIRQLAERYTIPLPRLTEEVQNIAARVDEHLKKMGFAWN
- a CDS encoding restriction endonuclease subunit S, which produces MELKPGFKKTDVSDERQAWRDCDISDLCSLQRGFDITEATRKPGTVPVYSSSGLSYFHNEAKLQPPAVITGRKGILGKVFFVEEPCWPHDTTLWVKDFKGNDPRFVSIFLSQFQLERFDAATSVPTLNRNNLVGIPIRLPSLHEQRTIAAALSDVDALIRGLDQIIAKKRDLKQAAMQQLLTGKQRLPGFCQKPGYKQTEIGVIPADWEVKVLGDIFDISGGLSASRDQLTSEGHCYLHYGDIHTSAKSFIDVRTEYSDIPKLNIPLKRVSSKSLLADGDIVFVDASEDDEGTSKHVVIINPEGVPFISGLHTIVAKSKSASLDNGYKRYCFQTSDVKRLFHFYAVGTKVSGISKTNIKKLLIPIPPIQEQAAIATVLSDMDAEIAALEQRRDKTRTLKQGMMQELLTGRIRLV